The DNA window TTGAGCTTTTGTAAGTTCCATCCCTCCCACATCTCACTTTATCTCTTCTTTGTCAATTAGTGTTAACACGCCCTAATGCAAGTTACCAAGTATATGCCGGCACAAAAAGATATGGCAGTATTCCTATTGGTTATCAAGGTGCGGTTCAATGTTATAAAGAAAATGAGTGGCCAGGGGGTTTTTAAATTTATTTTGAGTATGAAAGATGTAATTGTTTTTCAAGCACGCCTTAAAACCACTTTAAATGAGCCGGAGATGGGAATCGAACCCACGACCTACTGATTACGAATCAGTTGCTCTACCAACTGAGCTACCCCGGCGATAAAAAGCAGTTTATAGTTTTTGGTTCATGGTTCTTAGTTATAACCCTAACTATAAACTCAAAACTACAAACTGCTTTTCTGGTGCCGAGGGCCGGACTCGAACCGGCACGGGCTTACACCCATCAGATTTTGAGTCTGACGCGTCTACCAATTTCACCACCCCGGCGAAGCTTGCCTTAAGGCAAGTTCGTGATTTAAAATCTTTTTGAAATGATTGCTCCTGCGAAAAAAACTAAATCTCTATCGTTTTTTCATCCCCATCAAAACCGGCTGCCATCTCGTAGGTATCTTCTCCACGTGTAACGTATTTTATGTCGAGTTTGTTGTCGGCGATTTCGCGCAAAGCGGTTACGGCTTCGCGGTTTTTGCAGTTCACCAACGGTTTTGAACCTTGAAACAATTGCTTCGTGCGTTCGGCTGTTGCATGAACAAGGGCGAAACGGTTATCCACCACATCTAAACAGTCTTCTATTGTTACTCGAGCCATGGTATCTCCTTAAGATTTAAGGGCGCATCTATTCGAAAAAGTGCTGAAATGTCAACAGTCTTCTGGTCAAAACGGCGGCTGGCTGTTCCGATTGGCACTGCGTTTCTGGGCTGGAGAGTTTTTTTACAGATTCCTGCTAAAAGCAGAGGAGGAAATTGACCTGACAATACGCTTGTGATAGATTCCCTAAGTTTATGAAACAACTTGGAGAAATGCTCCTTTCAACCCTGCCAGAATACCGAGAACGCCACCTTTTTGTGGTGCGGCTTCGTCTTCTGGTTTTTTTTGGCTTCTGGGTTTTCTACCTCTACTTTTTGCGTGATGTTCTCAGCCAAACGCTGATTACAAGCGTTTTGATCATCCTTTGCTTTTCCCTGGTTATTTTTGCTTACTACAATGTGCTGCGAAAACGGTGGCTCATTTTCTCCTTTTTTCTGGAAGTGGTGTCAGATCTTACCGCCATCACCTCCATTATCTACCTCACTGGTGGGCCGCACAGTCCATACTATACTATATATGTGTTCTACATTTTCTTCATCGGTGTGTTTTACAATCACCTCATCGCCGGCTCGGTGGCCATTTTCACTGCTTTTTGGTACGGAATATTTCAAGTTGCTTGCGATGCCGGTTGGATTCGGCCGCTCATTTTAGACTACGGCAACCAAATCCCCATCCCAGCTTACACGCCAACTGCGCGCTTCATTTTTGCGGCGGCGTTTTTGGCCTTCACCGTTTACGCGGTGAAAAGTGCCAGCCATTTTTCGCGAAGAAGAGAGAAAGAGCTCGAAGAAAAAAACCGCGAGCTCAATGCACTTCATACCATGAGTTCTACTGTTCGCAGTGTTGTTTCGCTTTCTGAAGTCATCGAACGCATTTTGGGTTCTTTGGAAGAGGGCTTGCATTTTTCGCTGGTGTTTATGCTTCGCTTCGAAAAAGAGGGCGATCGAACAAAAATGGCACTGCACTTTCTACAAAAATCAAAAACAATGAAGGTGTTGAAAGAAAAAATGCCAACTCTTTTTCGGATGAAGAAGCATCTTTTTTTGGATGAATGTGCCGAAAATCTTCTTCTCTCAGAACTCTTGCAAAAGAAAATTATTTTTCGAAAAGATCTTTCTGAAGTGATGAACGATTTTTCAGATTTTGTGGATTCAAAAACTATTTCCCAAATTCAAACTTTGTTAAAAGTAAAACGAGTTAGCATTGTTCCGCTTATTTCTGCGGGAAAAGTTTTGGGCGCTTTTGTTGGTCTCAGCGAGAAAAAATTTGTTGATGAATACACAGTCGAACGGCTGCAAGCCTTTGCTGATCATATTGCGCTGTCCATCGAGGCTGCAAGTTTGATTCAAGAATTGCGTTTGGCCAACAAGTCACTTGAAGAAGCCAACCGAGTGAAGTCGGAATTTTTGGCTACGATGAGCCACGAGCTTCGCACTCCGCTCACGGCCATTATTGGTTTTTCGGAATTGTTACTCGAAGGAGTAATGGGCGATTTAAACACAGAGCAACAAGAAAGTTTGCACGAAGTATTGTACAACGGTTCAGAACTGCTTCGTCTCATCAACGGATTACTTGACTTGGCAAAAATTGAAGCTGGAAAAATGGACCTCGAAGAAAACACCTTCAGCTTGCCAGCATTGATTCAGCGTTTGCAAGGAATGACCAGCTCGCTTATTCAAAGAAAAAATATCCGCTTGCACTTAAGCCTTGAAGATTCCTTGCCTGTTGTGTGTGCTGATGAAAAAAAAGTGCAGCAAGTTTTGCTCAATCTGCTTTCGAATGCCATAAAGTTTACTCCTCACAACGGCGCTATCACCGTGGGCACATCATTTTACGCCTCGCTCCAAGACTACAAAAAGTTGCATCCAGATTTTGCGGAAGCATTTACTTCGCATCTTGAACAAGGTTCATTTTTTGAAGTGTATATTTCAGATTCTGGCATTGGCATTGAGAAGGAAAAGCAAGAAACAATTTTTGAAGCTTTCCACCAAGTGGACAGTTCTATGACGCGTTCATACGGCGGAACTGGTTTGGGGCTTGCGCTTGCAAAACAATTTATCGAACTTCATCATGGTATCATTTGGGTAGAGAGTAATCTTGGTTCTGGTGCTCGCTTTTCATTTTTACTTCCGCAGCAAAGAGAGAAAAATGCTGGCGCGGAAGCCAAAGCTTAATTCAAAAAATTTTTTATTTTACGGTACTTACATTATATGTATAATGCACCACTTAAGAGGTTTTAGTTTATGGGTGGATTATTGCGTCAATATTCTTGGATTTTAAATCTCCTGGCAATCTTCTTATGCTCGTTTTTTCTCGCCAAGATTGTGGGAGCCTACGTTGGCACCGTGTTGCAAGTGAAGAGGTCAGTTGCGGTTTTTAGCTCCGAGCGCTCAAAAGTCTTTCAGCCGGAAAGAAAATTGTTGGAAGAATATCAAATCATCATCGACAGAAACATTTTTGATTCTACCAATCAAGTAAGTGAAGATCAAACGGCCGATAGCGATGCAGATGAAGATGCTGAAATAATAGAAGGCGGCGAAGCAGTTCTCACCAAGTTGAGCATCACGGTTATTGGTGTGCTTGTGGTGGGCGAGGGAAGGGACAATCGTTCGTCAGCTACCATTAGCTCCGGCTCCAAAAGCATCGATGTCTATTCTGTTCGTGGAGATGAGAGTTTTGCGCCAAACACAACACTTACGCTGGTTGCACCAGATCGCATCGAATTTTTGAATAATGGCCGATTAGAGTATGCAGAAGTGGGAGAGGGCGATGGAACAAATATTTTTGCCTCTCCATCAGCAGTGGCTCAAGCCGGAGCTGAAGAGAAAGATGTGTCGCCGCAAACACCAGCAGGTGGCGATTTTGCGGTAAAGCAAGAGGCTGCTGGAAAGTTTGTGATCGACCAAAAAGAAGTAGAGAACGCATTACAGAATTTAGATAAGCTTTATACCGAAATTAGAGCTGTCCCTAATTTTTCTGGCGGTAAAGTTGCGGGAATGAAAATTTTATCGGTAAAAAATGGTTCACTGTTTTCAAAAATTGGCCTCCGTAGAGGCGATGTGCTCCAAAGAATAAATGGATTGGAGCTTGATGTTAAACAAGGTTTTGCTATCTTCAACCAGCTGAAAGATGCGAAAAGTCTTACCGTAGACTTAATTCGACAAGGACAGGCACAAACTATTGATTATGAAATACGCTAAACTTTTATTCCTTTTCTTTTTCTGTTCACTTCTTTCTGTTTCTTCTGTTGTGTTTGCGCAACAAAGTGCAGATCAAGAAAGAGTTACACTTCCCAGCAGCCAAGATGCTGATGCTGCCGATGTTCAGCAGCCAAGTCAAGCAGCTGCAGAAGAACAAAAATCACCTCAAGATGATTTGGTTTACTTAAATGTGCAAGGCCAAGACATCAAAGATGTGATTAAGCAAATTAGTAAGGCCACCAAAAAGAACTTCATCATCGATGACAAAATTCGTGGAAAAGTGACCATTATTTCAGAACAAAAAATGACCAGAGAAGAAGCCTATCAAGCTTTTCTCTCTGCACTTGAGGTGGCGGGATACACAGTAGTGAAGGGGCCTGCAGGGATTTTGAAAGTCATTCAACAAAAAGATGCGAAGTCTTCTCCCATTCCCATTCATGTTGATTCTACTCCGCTCACTGATAGCTATGTGACAAGATTGGTAAACCTCGAAAACATTAGTGCGCTAGAAATTTCCAATGCCATCAAAGGCCTCATTTCAAAATCGGGAAATCTTTTTGCCTATCCGGCCACAAACACGCTCATCATCACCGATTCGGGCACCAACATTGATCGCTTGATGAAAATTATCAAAGAATTAGACCAAGAGGGTCCACAGCAAGTGGTAGAAATTATTCCAGTTGTTAACGCCGATGCAAAGCAAGTGGCATCAACCGTGCTCAATCTTTTTGAGGCTGGAAAAGCGAATAACAGAAGAACGGTAAAAGGTGCAGCCGATAGTGAGGAGCAAGTTTCAAAAATTATTGCCGATGACAGAACCAACTCTATCATTGTGGTTGCCAGTAAACGTTCTATCCAAAATGTTCGCGATATCATTGCGCGTCTCGATACCAAATTGGAAACAGGTGATACAGGCGGTGTGCATGTTCACTACTTGAAGCATGCAAAGGCTAGCGATATTGCTTCCACCTTAAGTTCGGTGACGGCAGGTGCTGGAGCTGCAACTGCTGCAAAGGGGAAGACTACGGGCCAACCAGCGGTTGCACAGTTTGAAGGCGGCATAAAAATTGGCGCTGATGAAACTACCAATGCGCTCATCATTACTTCGTCTGCAAAAGATTACAAAATTCTTGTGGATGAGCTCATTAGCAAACTCGATATTCCCAGAAAACAAGTTTACCTTGAATCAACCATTATGGAACTTGCCGTACGCAAGGCCGATGATTATGGCCTGAAAGGTTTTGGAAGTGGAGGTTTTGGCAATCTTCTTGGCTTTGGCCAAACGTTTGCGGCCACCGCTGGCTTGGGCGGGCTCTTTAGTTCTGGCGGACTTGTGGGTGGAGTTTTGTCGCGAGATAATATTACGGTGAGTGTTCCCACTGAAACGGGTGGTTCTTCAGATGTAACGCTTCCGGCATATTCTGCTTTTCTCAATCTGATTCAAACTTATTCCGATGCCAACATTGTTTCGTCACCAAATTTACTGACGCTTGATAATGAAGAAGCTGAAATTAACATCACCGAGAAAATTTATGCCAAAAAAGTTACCAACACTGCAACTGGTCTTTCTACGCAAGAGCCCACGCCACTTGAATCGGGCTTGATCTTGAAGCTTACTCCGCAAATTAGTGAAGGCGACACAGTGAAAATGAAAATCGATCAAGAGCTTTCAAACTTCACCGGAACTGCCGATCCCGATACTGGTGCCGCGCCTTCGTCAAAACGAAAAGTTTCAACTACTGTTGTGACACAAGATGGTCAAACGGTTGTGCTGGGTGGTTTGATGCAAGACAATGTTACGCACAGCAAAAGTAAAGTTCCATTTTTAGGAGACATTCCTATTCTTGGTCTTTTGTTTAGAACTTCAACTTCATCGAACACCAAAAGTAATTTGCTTATTCTCATCACGCCCTATGTGATTAGAACTCCAAATGATTTTTCAAATGTGATGCGCCGAAAAATTGAAGAGCGAAATCGTTTTGTAAATAACAATTTTAATTCGAAGCAGCGTCAAACAATTCGTGATACCTTAGCGGCGCATCGACAAGACTTGCTCGATTTTGTTGATGGGGGAATCAAAGGGGAGGATGATGAAGAAAAGAAAGCTCCTCCAAAAGTGCAACAGCCAGGTGAGAATATTGGTTCGCCAAATGTGAGCAAAATTTCCTTTTCCTCAACAGGTCCTGTTTCTGAAAGTGCAAGTGCTCCTTCAAGTTATTACGAAATTAACGATGCATCGCCGTCGGCCCTTTCTTCGTCTGTGCCTCCTAGCTCCGGTTCTTCCGAGCCAGTAATTACGGTGCCGTCCCTCGACAAAAAGCGCTATTCCACTACGCCGAATAATGCTGAAGCCAAGTCCGCTCCTGTGCCCTCGGTTAACATTAATCCCGGAAGGCCAAAAGTAGTGCCGCCAAGCGCTCCTGCAGAAGGCAGCACTCCACCGCCAGGAGACCTTGATTTGGCCTATTAGGCAGATAAAAAACCTCACACACCGCCAAAAGCGGGAAAAAGAGACTTTGCAAACGAAAGCAAAGCAGTTACAATGAAAACCTATGGATTCTCGTAGTTTAGGCTCAATTCTTCTTGAAACATCCTCCCTCACCGAGGAGCAACTCGAGCAAGCGCTTGCGGTTCAGCGTGAGCGTGGCATTAGGCTGGGTGAAGCTTTGGTGCAGTTGAAGTTACTCAGAAGCGAAGACATTCTGAAGGCACTTTCCATCCAGTTGGGTTTTCCCTACGAAAACGGAATAGAAGTAGATGGCATTCCTTCCGATCTCATTTCCCAACTTCCCATTAGCTACGCAAAACAAAACGAGGTGCTTCCGCTGCGGCGCGAAGGCAAAACTATTATTGTGGCCATTGCCGATCCCACCAACTTTTACGCGCTGGATGATTTGCGCATTTTACTCAATGCCGATGTGCAGCCAGTGATTGCCAGTTCTTACGAAATTGTAAACGCCATCAATGCAGCCTACAACAAGTCTGACGATGCGGGCGACGAAGCCATTAGTGAGCTAAACGAAGGTGAAGATATCAGCGGAGATTTCAACGAGCCGGTTGATCTTTTGGATGCCGACGACGAGGCTCCAATTATTCGGCTTGTTAACACGCTCATGTTTCGAGCGGTGAAACAAAGGGCGAGTGATATTCACATTGAACCTTTCGAGCGCGAAGTGAAAGTGCGCTTTCGCATTAACGGTGTGCTCTACGATATTCTCTCCATTCCAAAACGCGCGCATAGTGCAATTCTTTCTCGTATCAAAGTCATGAGTCACTTGAACATTGCTGAAAAACGTATTCCGCAAGATGGAAGAATTCGAATTAAAATTGCCGG is part of the Deltaproteobacteria bacterium CG11_big_fil_rev_8_21_14_0_20_42_23 genome and encodes:
- a CDS encoding DNA-directed RNA polymerase subunit omega is translated as MARVTIEDCLDVVDNRFALVHATAERTKQLFQGSKPLVNCKNREAVTALREIADNKLDIKYVTRGEDTYEMAAGFDGDEKTIEI
- the gspD gene encoding type II secretion system protein GspD is translated as MKYAKLLFLFFFCSLLSVSSVVFAQQSADQERVTLPSSQDADAADVQQPSQAAAEEQKSPQDDLVYLNVQGQDIKDVIKQISKATKKNFIIDDKIRGKVTIISEQKMTREEAYQAFLSALEVAGYTVVKGPAGILKVIQQKDAKSSPIPIHVDSTPLTDSYVTRLVNLENISALEISNAIKGLISKSGNLFAYPATNTLIITDSGTNIDRLMKIIKELDQEGPQQVVEIIPVVNADAKQVASTVLNLFEAGKANNRRTVKGAADSEEQVSKIIADDRTNSIIVVASKRSIQNVRDIIARLDTKLETGDTGGVHVHYLKHAKASDIASTLSSVTAGAGAATAAKGKTTGQPAVAQFEGGIKIGADETTNALIITSSAKDYKILVDELISKLDIPRKQVYLESTIMELAVRKADDYGLKGFGSGGFGNLLGFGQTFAATAGLGGLFSSGGLVGGVLSRDNITVSVPTETGGSSDVTLPAYSAFLNLIQTYSDANIVSSPNLLTLDNEEAEINITEKIYAKKVTNTATGLSTQEPTPLESGLILKLTPQISEGDTVKMKIDQELSNFTGTADPDTGAAPSSKRKVSTTVVTQDGQTVVLGGLMQDNVTHSKSKVPFLGDIPILGLLFRTSTSSNTKSNLLILITPYVIRTPNDFSNVMRRKIEERNRFVNNNFNSKQRQTIRDTLAAHRQDLLDFVDGGIKGEDDEEKKAPPKVQQPGENIGSPNVSKISFSSTGPVSESASAPSSYYEINDASPSALSSSVPPSSGSSEPVITVPSLDKKRYSTTPNNAEAKSAPVPSVNINPGRPKVVPPSAPAEGSTPPPGDLDLAY